The Anolis carolinensis isolate JA03-04 chromosome 1, rAnoCar3.1.pri, whole genome shotgun sequence genome window below encodes:
- the pcare gene encoding photoreceptor cilium actin regulator — MGCTPSRSDIASHHAKHGILPINSGSEHFSLSSLIKNSSSYDLEDVCEKKSRVKDHILENSSDEDRNTNFQSSFEDPSLPDLDQEEKEKERIVSETEVAISELIDSDKHMAEDIKVKRQNSCASGEKDFTLEEKNESGEKPNSKKVKKQKSNRQGKQGRNGKTKEKSSLPVSVAEKKVDFPDLLVKAHQNAYGYLNPNLSKYEVILCMANQATETQLIVQQMVSFLLFRFDEINHLLEEIAQDGESLLKEVGGNLAWPASKGDPKEQPDLLQQLLQYTVNKMQLLNGTVASLTSDALEESYSFFFNAGCNLEEKLKAKHGFDERLLRMIKLLEASSVGPSHPHPDDMTLYSEDSGIGIDSESVKDLHFVDKQGMQANCDSCSHVHPSVSQTKKTGENQWPPNSVFATTRSHDCALERQFKDIFYPPALAKNVIPSSGVMPENIVNHLQHQNIIKPPLSSVHCGFPNKGDCFKVCKSPNASSTNSDDNTLSEEEGDNIGLSKPGPNAFPKRRVSLPATTDYKQRLSTKRLDSPENEEIILKMKDAISEKIKFVPGKSGKKEWMEDENGKGPLRPRTSAGSQKSHIKQKRSRSEESLKSQTEDPTLLELQRTQKGLNKRLEVFYTLNGNKEAHQKLIYLNLKEPSDLQDSEHVTHRSSTNKLKASLAKNFSILPNQDKVPVFRHDQNAIIPSLDEWKCKRDQISRKENEAPGTQKLNSVGCAPPRKSVKTLIETFCPSDNLGKPANLRTLGPIKCIRRFGLTSITPNLPLPRGLVPLNHKHRVSPLGDINCQNTSPTNCIFGTTGSPELANGSDTNENTDDDDNDDDDDDNDDDYDDGSDMENLPPPPPEMLADISPHSTGYSEDGGIVKRSSNVVKKTGQKNEHSSTKKRTHISPRMKASLCPINLLPSKNLNNPNLITNKAPKSAEVDSVPRKHFVRLESTFTSSYYQETQLASEKDNEMKETADLYNQSCKIIPLHNLEEMSEQNGNDAGNKGCSAFSALAQRRTSPDSLRKGEETTGFFRRVSPARTSPSSPTSEKRLPSPPLPHRLNSQASSPTISRQPSPPANHRVSSPPVQRKLPSPPTQQNLSSPPVPRKQQSPPTRRKGSSSPAHRREASSPPFSATPSPPASPSRLQKGLQNNIDSGDEQQLASPKIVSNAHSIFCPASSSLFEAKPVLSPQGLTSEAVTNHPKVSAFPRRNSAQLRQYGDLQRKSAFGATIPQPFVKRSFSDRRPGFPVPIPSFAAPGGEPVLSQISLEDSSQRGGEGFPDGKSFPHSQLYIVGQGLHKD; from the exons ATGGGCTGTACTCCTTCACGTAGCGATATTGCTAGCCATCATGCCAAACATGGTATCCTGCCAATTAATTCAGGAAGTGAACACTTCTCACTTTCATCACTGATCAAAAACTCCTCTTCCTACGACTTAGAAGATGTATGTGAGAAAAAGTCTAGAGTTAAAGATCACATTTTGGAAAATTCATCAGATGAGGACAGAAATACTAATTTCCAGTCCTCATTTGAGGATCCTTCACTACCAGACCTTGaccaagaagagaaagaaaaggaaaggatagTTTCAGAGACAGAGGTAGCCATATCTGAATTGATAGATTCTGACAAACATATGGCAGAGGATATTAAGGTCAAAAGGCAAAACTCGTGTGCTTCTGGAGAAAAGGATTTTACCTTGGAGGAGAAAAATGAAAGCGGTGAAAAACCAAACTcaaagaaagtgaaaaagcaaAAGAGCAACAGGCAAGGAAAACAAGGCCGTAATGGCAAAACTAAAGAAAAATCTAGTCTACCTGTAAGTGTGGCTGAGAAAAAGGTGGATTTCCCAGATCTTCTTGTTAAGGCTCATCAGAATGCTTATGGCTATCTGAATCCAAACCTTTCCAAATATGAGGTCATTTTGTGCATGGCCAACCAGGCCACTGAAACACAATTAATTGTGCAACAAATGGTAAGCTTCTTACTTTTTCGTTTTGATGAAATCAACCATCTCTTGGAGGAAATTGCCCAAGATGGAGAAAGTTTATTGAAAGAAGTGGGAGGGAACCTAGCTTGGCCAGCTAGTAAAGGGGACCCAAAAGAGCAACCAGATCTCTTGCAGCAGTTGCTACAGTACACAGTAAACAAAATGCAACTGTTAAATGGAACTGTGGCCTCCTTAACCTCTGATGCCCTAGAAGAGTCTTATAGCTTTTTCTTTAATGCTGGTTGCAATTTAGAAGAAAAACTGAAAGCCAAACATGGTTTTGATGAACGCTTGCTGAGGATGATAAAACTCCTTGAAGCATCTTCAGTTGGACCCTCTCATCCACACCCTGATGACATGACCCTTTATTCTGAAGACAGTGGAATAGGTATTGATAGCGAATCAGTCAAGGATTTGCACTTTGTTGATAAGCAGGGAATGCAGGCAAACTGTGACTCTTGTTCACATGTTCATCCATCTGTAAGTCAGACTAAGAAAACAGGAGAAAACCAGTGGCCACCCAATTCAGTATTTGCCACTACCAGGTCCCATGACTGTGCACTGGAAAGACAATTTAAAGATATATTTTACCCACCTGCCCTTGCCAAGAATGTGATCCCATCTTCAGGGGTAATGCCAGAAAATATAGTTAACCATCTCCAACATCAAAACATCATCAAACCTCCTCTTAGCTCTGTACATTGTGGCTTTCCTAATAAGGGTGACTGTTTTAAAGTGTGCAAATCACCCAATGCATCTTCCACAAACAGTGATGATAATACCTTGTCTGAAGAAGAAGGTGACAATATAGGCCTCTCTAAGCCGGGCCCGAATGCTTTCCCTAAAAGACGAGTATCTCTACCTGCAACAACAGATTATAAACAAAGGCTTTCTACCAAACGACTAGATAGCCCAGAGAATGAAGAGATTATACTCAAGATGAAAGATGCCATAAGTGAAAAGATCAAATTTGTCCCAGGCAAATCTGGAAAGAAGGAATGGATGGAAGATGAAAATGGAAAAGGACCACTAAGACCAAGAACATCAGCTGGGAGTCAGAAGTCTCACATTAAACAAAAAAGATCAAGGTCTGAGGAGTCTCTCAAAAGTCAAACTGAGGATCCAACCCTTCTGGAACTTCAAAGGACTCAAAAAGGACTCAACAAAAGGCTGGAGGTGTTTTACACACTTAATGGAAACAAAGAAGCACACCAGAAGCTGATATACCTGAACCTAAAAGAACCATCTGACTTGCAAGATTCTGAGCATGTTACTCATAGATCATCTACTAATAAATTGAAGGCATCTCTTGCCAAAAACTTCAGTATATTGCCAAATCAAGATAAGGTGCCTGTGTTTAGGCATGATCAAAATGCCATTATTCCATCACTTGATGAATGGAAATGTAAGAGAGATCAGATATCTAGGAAAGAGAATGAGGCTCCTGGGACACAGAAGTTAAATAGTGTCGGTTGTGCTCCACCTCGTAAATCTGTTAAAACATTAATCGAAACCTTCTGTCCTTCTGATAATCTTGGGAAACCTGCAAATTTAAGAACTTTGGGACCAATAAAATGCATCAGAAGGTTTGGACTTACAAGCATTACGCCTAATCTCCCTCTTCCTAGAGGGCTTGTGCCTTTAAATCACAAACACAGAGTTTCACCATTAGGAGATATAAATTGCCAAAACACCAGTCCAACAAACTGTATTTTTGGTACAACTGGTTCACCTGAACTTGCAAATGGAAGTGACACAAATGAAAAtaccgatgatgatgataatgatgatgatgatgatgataatgatgatgattatgatgatggcaGTGATATGGAAAATTTGCCACCACCTCCTCCTGAAATGTTAGCAGACATCTCACCTCATTCAACAGGATATTCAGAAGATGGAGGGATAGTAAAAAGGTCTTCAAATGTTGTCAAGAAGACAggccaaaaaaatgaacattccaGCACTAAGAAAAGAACTCACATTTCTCCACGGATGAAAGCTTCTTTATGTCCTATTAACTTGTTACCAAGTAAGAATCTCAACAATCCCAATCTCATTACCAACAAAGCACCCAAAAGTGCTGAGGTGGATTCCGTGCCTAGAAAACATTTTGTGCGGTTGGAATCTACCTTTACATCTAGTTACTATCAAGAGACCCAATTAGCATCTGAAAAGGACAATGAAAtgaaagaaactgcagatctataTAACCAATCATGTAAAATAATACCTCTTCATAACCTAGAAGAAATGTCAGAACAGAATGGAAATGATGCAGGAAATAAAGGATGCAGTGCATTTTCTGCTTTGGCTCAAAGGCGAACCTCTCCCGATTCACTCAGGAAAGGTGAGGAAACAACAGGTTTTTTTAGGCGAGTGTCACCTGCAAGAACATCACCTTCCTCACCCACTAGTGAGAAAAGGCTCCCGAGCCCACCACTCCCTCACAGACTCAATAGTCAGGCTTCTTCCCCTACTATTTCACGGCAGCCTAGTCCTCCAGCAAACCACAGGGTTTCAAGCCCTCCAGTCCAAAGGAAGCTGCCTTCACCACCAACCCAACAAAACCTTTCTAGCCCTCCAGTGCCACGCAAACAGCAGAGCCCCCCAACCCGACGGAAGGGATCCAGTTCTCCAGCTCACCGCAGAGAGGCAAGCTCACCTCCTTTCTCAGCTACACCTTCCCCACCTGCTTCTCCCTCTCGGTTACAGAAAGGATTACAAAACAATATTGACTCTGGTGATGAGCAGCAACTTGCTTCCCCAAAGATTGTCAGCAATGCACACTCTATATTTTGTCCAGCCTCATCCTCTTTATTTGAAGCCAAGCCAGTGTTGTCACCACAGGGCCTCACATCAGAGGCTGTTACAAACCATCCTAAAGTGTCAGCATTTCCACGGAGAAACAGCGCACAGCTCAGGCAATATGGGGACCTGCAGAGAAAATCAGCATTTGGTGCCACTATTCCCCAGCCTTTTGTTAAAAGGAGCTTCTCTGACCGGAGACCAGGATTCCCAGTTCCGATACCATCCTTTGCTGCACCTGGTGGTGAGCCTGTGCTTAGCCAAATAAG CCTGGAAGATAGCTCCCAAAGAGGAGGGGAAGGTTTCCcagatggcaaatcatttcctcaTTCTCAACTCTACATTGTGGGCCAAGGACTCCATAAAGACTGA